In one window of Maribacter sp. BPC-D8 DNA:
- a CDS encoding NAD-dependent epimerase/dehydratase family protein, translating into MSKYILIIGACGQIGTELTLTLREKHGNEHVIASDIREGNDELMQSGPFEILDATNYDALEEVIAYYDISEVYLMAAMLSATAEKFPMRAWNLNMNTLFNVLNLAKDKKIEKIFWPSSIAVFGPNTPKEDTPQNTIMEPSTVYGISKQSGERWCEYYFNKFNVDVRSIRYPGLISWKTMPGGGTTDYAVEIYHKALTEGSYTCFLEADTKLPMMFMDDAIRATLQIMEAPKENIKERSAYNLAAMSFTPKEMAENIKVVLPKFKIACKPDFRQEIANSWPCSIDDTTAQNDWGWKAEFDLQKTTQVMLENIKE; encoded by the coding sequence ATGTCAAAATACATATTGATTATTGGGGCCTGTGGTCAAATAGGAACAGAACTAACCTTAACCCTAAGAGAAAAACACGGTAACGAACATGTTATCGCCAGCGATATTAGAGAAGGTAACGATGAATTAATGCAATCTGGACCTTTTGAAATTTTAGATGCAACTAATTACGATGCCTTAGAAGAGGTAATCGCCTATTACGATATCTCTGAGGTCTACCTAATGGCGGCGATGTTGAGTGCTACAGCAGAAAAATTCCCCATGCGTGCATGGAACCTAAATATGAATACGCTTTTCAATGTATTGAATTTAGCAAAAGACAAAAAAATAGAAAAGATTTTCTGGCCATCGAGTATTGCTGTTTTCGGTCCGAATACTCCCAAAGAAGATACTCCTCAAAACACCATTATGGAACCTAGTACCGTATATGGCATAAGCAAGCAAAGCGGAGAACGCTGGTGCGAATACTATTTTAATAAGTTTAATGTGGATGTAAGAAGCATTCGTTACCCGGGACTTATTAGTTGGAAGACCATGCCAGGTGGCGGAACAACAGATTATGCCGTAGAAATCTACCACAAAGCTCTTACGGAAGGCTCTTATACTTGTTTTCTAGAAGCGGACACTAAATTACCTATGATGTTCATGGACGATGCCATACGTGCCACTTTACAGATAATGGAAGCACCAAAAGAGAACATTAAAGAACGTTCTGCCTATAATTTGGCGGCAATGAGTTTTACGCCCAAAGAAATGGCAGAAAACATTAAGGTCGTGCTACCTAAATTTAAAATAGCCTGCAAACCAGATTTTAGACAAGAAATCGCAAATTCATGGCCATGCAGTATTGATGATACTACAGCACAAAACGACTGGGGCTGGAAAGCTGAATTCGACCTTCAAAAAACGACGCAAGTAATGTTAGAAAATATAAAGGAGTAG
- the rimK gene encoding 30S ribosomal protein S6--L-glutamate ligase, with protein MDNLQIIGSEEWCVFNDLGIPAIKARVDSGAKTSSIQATNIKMVSKGGQEWVKFEVSPLQENRSIAIECEAKLVARRMVKSSSGISEERLVIKTPVTMGDDTFEIEVTLANRDTMEFRMLLGREALNERFIVNPAVNYQLHSFEDSDVNKLYAPYFKEKTGLKIALLASNPNLYSNKRIMEAAEARGHEIHFLNVEQAYMKLDAHSPEIRYRGGIILKDYDAVIPRIKPSVTFYGCALIRQFNNLGVYCQNSSEAITQSRDKLFASQLFSNNDIHIPITGFAKSPMDTKDLIKMVNGAPLIIKLLESTQGKGVVLAETNKAAESVINAFKSVNTNILVQEFIKEANGQDIRCFVVNGRVVASMQRQAQKGEFRANIHQGGIASIIKITADEKKLALKAAKVLNLAVAGVDIIRSNKGPLLLEVNSSPGLEGIENATGKDIANAMIMAIEKRLKFIN; from the coding sequence TTGGATAATTTACAGATTATAGGTAGTGAAGAGTGGTGTGTGTTTAATGATTTGGGTATACCTGCGATTAAAGCAAGAGTAGATTCAGGTGCTAAAACATCTTCCATACAAGCTACCAATATTAAAATGGTATCAAAAGGTGGTCAAGAATGGGTGAAATTTGAGGTGAGTCCGCTACAAGAAAACCGCAGTATTGCTATTGAATGCGAAGCAAAACTAGTAGCTCGCCGTATGGTAAAAAGTTCATCGGGTATATCTGAAGAGCGTTTGGTCATCAAAACACCAGTTACTATGGGTGATGATACTTTTGAAATAGAGGTTACTTTGGCAAATAGAGATACGATGGAGTTTCGTATGCTATTAGGTAGAGAAGCTTTAAATGAACGTTTTATTGTAAACCCTGCTGTAAATTATCAATTGCATTCATTTGAAGATAGTGATGTAAACAAATTATACGCTCCTTATTTTAAAGAAAAAACGGGACTGAAGATTGCACTTTTAGCAAGTAATCCTAATTTGTACAGTAATAAAAGAATCATGGAAGCTGCCGAGGCTAGAGGGCATGAAATACATTTCTTAAATGTAGAACAGGCCTATATGAAGCTTGATGCGCATTCTCCTGAAATTAGATATCGTGGTGGTATTATTCTTAAAGATTATGATGCGGTTATTCCACGTATTAAACCTTCAGTTACTTTTTACGGTTGTGCATTAATCCGTCAATTTAATAACTTGGGTGTGTATTGTCAAAACTCATCTGAAGCAATTACGCAGTCTAGAGATAAGCTGTTCGCTTCTCAGTTGTTTTCTAATAATGATATTCATATTCCTATTACAGGATTTGCAAAATCACCGATGGATACCAAAGATTTGATCAAAATGGTTAATGGTGCTCCGTTAATTATTAAGCTTCTAGAAAGCACACAAGGTAAAGGTGTTGTTCTTGCAGAAACAAATAAGGCTGCAGAAAGTGTTATTAATGCCTTTAAGAGTGTAAACACCAATATTTTGGTACAAGAGTTTATTAAAGAAGCAAACGGGCAGGATATTCGTTGTTTCGTGGTAAACGGCAGAGTAGTGGCTAGTATGCAACGCCAAGCTCAAAAAGGAGAATTTAGGGCTAATATTCACCAAGGTGGTATTGCTTCTATTATTAAAATTACTGCAGACGAGAAGAAGCTAGCTTTAAAAGCAGCCAAAGTATTGAACCTTGCTGTTGCGGGTGTAGATATTATACGTTCTAATAAAGGACCATTATTGTTGGAAGTAAACTCATCGCCAGGTTTAGAAGGTATAGAAAATGCTACAGGTAAAGACATCGCCAATGCTATGATTATGGCAATTGAAAAGCGATTGAAGTTTATCAACTAA
- a CDS encoding bifunctional GNAT family N-acetyltransferase/carbon-nitrogen hydrolase family protein, with product MKIDEIENIELKFLDLDDYQELKTAMISAYANMPGSYWKEEHIKSLIDKFPEGQVVIKINGQIAGVALSIIVDYDSFDDTHTYEQITGKYSFDTHNDEGDVLYGIEVFIKPSFRGLRLGRRLYDYRKELCEKLNLKSIVFGGRMPNYHSHAAELSPKEYIAKVRRKEIHDPVLSFQISNDFHPAKVMKGYLDGDKASQDFAILMEWDNIYYQKPNKKAATKKSIVRLGLIQWQMRPYKDLEELLQQAEFFIDSVSGYRSDFALFPEFFNAPLMAGNNHMSTADAIRELAKHTQAIVQKFSEFSISYNINIISGSMPEMIDGRLYNVGYLCRRDGSMERYEKLHVTPDEAKVWGMQGGTQLKTFDTDCGKIGVLICYDSEFPELSRLLADDGMDILFVPFLTDTQNGYSRVRHCAQARAIENECYVAIAGSVGNLPNVENMDIQFAQSMVFTPCDFSFPTNGIKAEATPNTEMILIADVDIDLLRELNQFGAVRNLKDRRTDLFELKKK from the coding sequence ATGAAAATTGACGAAATTGAAAATATCGAATTAAAGTTTTTAGATCTTGATGATTATCAAGAGCTAAAAACAGCTATGATTTCTGCTTATGCCAACATGCCTGGTTCATATTGGAAAGAGGAACATATAAAATCTTTAATCGATAAATTTCCAGAGGGTCAGGTAGTTATCAAAATTAATGGGCAAATAGCTGGCGTAGCGTTGTCTATAATTGTTGACTATGATTCTTTTGATGATACCCATACCTACGAACAAATTACCGGTAAGTACAGTTTCGATACGCATAATGATGAAGGCGATGTGCTTTATGGTATAGAAGTTTTTATAAAACCAAGTTTTAGAGGTTTACGTTTAGGGCGTCGTTTGTATGATTACAGAAAAGAACTTTGCGAGAAGTTGAACTTAAAGAGTATCGTATTTGGTGGTCGTATGCCTAACTATCATTCACATGCCGCAGAACTTTCGCCAAAAGAATATATTGCTAAGGTTCGTCGTAAAGAAATTCATGACCCGGTACTGAGTTTTCAAATCAGTAACGACTTTCATCCTGCTAAAGTAATGAAAGGGTATTTAGATGGTGATAAAGCTTCTCAAGACTTTGCTATTCTTATGGAGTGGGATAATATCTATTATCAAAAACCTAATAAAAAGGCGGCTACCAAAAAATCAATTGTTCGTTTAGGGTTGATTCAATGGCAAATGCGCCCTTATAAAGACTTAGAGGAACTTTTACAACAAGCGGAATTTTTTATAGATTCTGTTTCTGGTTATAGGTCCGATTTTGCGCTATTTCCAGAATTTTTTAATGCTCCCTTAATGGCAGGTAACAATCATATGTCTACAGCCGATGCTATAAGAGAGCTGGCTAAACATACTCAAGCCATAGTTCAGAAATTTTCTGAATTTTCCATTTCTTATAACATCAACATTATTTCTGGCAGTATGCCTGAAATGATAGATGGGCGCCTTTATAATGTAGGTTATTTATGCAGGCGCGATGGTAGTATGGAGCGCTATGAAAAATTGCATGTGACTCCAGATGAAGCAAAGGTTTGGGGAATGCAAGGTGGTACGCAGTTAAAGACTTTTGATACTGATTGTGGTAAAATAGGGGTTTTGATTTGTTATGATTCTGAATTTCCTGAATTAAGTAGGTTATTAGCGGATGATGGTATGGATATTTTGTTCGTACCTTTCTTGACCGATACACAAAATGGATATTCTAGAGTACGCCATTGTGCTCAGGCTCGTGCAATCGAAAATGAATGTTATGTAGCCATTGCTGGTAGTGTAGGTAACTTGCCAAATGTTGAGAATATGGATATTCAATTTGCCCAGTCGATGGTTTTTACACCGTGTGATTTCTCTTTTCCAACCAATGGTATTAAGGCAGAAGCTACCCCAAATACAGAAATGATTTTAATCGCAGATGTGGATATAGACTTATTGCGAGAGCTTAATCAATTTGGCGCGGTACGCAATTTAAAAGATAGAAGAACAGATTTATTTGAGTTAAAAAAGAAATAA